A window of Magallana gigas chromosome 8, xbMagGiga1.1, whole genome shotgun sequence genomic DNA:
ATGAGGGTCTTCCTTCCAGCTGAAATACTTGTTCAGCTGGGCATTTGTCCTGTCTGCAAAAAGATCTACTGTACAAGGGCCTATTATCTTCATTAGGTGAATAAAAATCTCTGGATCTAATTTCCAAGAACTCTTGTCCTTGAAATGACGACTTTCCCAGTCTGCCTCTATGTTCATATCCCCTGGTAGGTACTCCCCTGTAAGAGTTATTTCCCTCTCCAAACACCATTGCCAAATCTGACTTGCAAGATTTatcaatttctttgattttgtaCCCCCCATGTTGTTTATGTATGCTATCGCTACTTTGTTGTCCGATTGCAATAGTAcgtgcttttttaaaattttcgactGAAAACACTGAATTGCTAAAAACGCTGCTTTGAGCTCTAACTCGTTTATGTGCTGATCTCTTTCGTTTTCCATCCAAAGACCGCCCGTTTTTGTATTTTGACAAATTGCACCCCAACCTCTCAGGCTTGCATCTGATTTGACAATAATGTTTGGTTGGGGACGGACTAAAGCTCTCCCGTTCCATTTGCTTAGTTTTGAAGACCACCATATTAGTTCTTGTTTCGAATCCTCGTCTAATTGTACATGATGGTCGTAATTCCCTCCGGTATGCAGggcttttgtttttaataactGGAGACTTCTGTAATGAAGAGGTGAGGGTAGAACCGCTTGATTTGTAGCCGTCAGACGTCCTATTAATTGGGCTAGATCCCGAGCAGAGACAGACTGACGACTCGCAAGATCTAAGCAATTCTGCTTTATCTTTATCACCTTTTCTTTTGGGAGAGAGAGGGTCATTGTTTCTGAGTTTACAGTGAATCCCAGAAATTCCGTTACATGTGAAGGGACTAGAACTGACTTTTCCTGATTGATCAAAAACCCTAGATTCTCTAAGAGATAGACAGCTGTTGACAGATCTGATTGAATGCCTGTGAGAGATTGGTTCATAATCAGAATGTCGTCTAGGTAAATCACCAGCCGTATACCCAGACGACGTAAAATTGCAATTggaattttcataatttttgtaaACACACGCGGTGCTATTGCAATTCCGAATGGAAGGGATGTAAACtccattattttgtttttccaaaaaaatttcagaaattttCGAAATTTCTCTGCCACGTTTATTGTCAGGTACGCATCTTTTAAATCTAGTTTTACTAACCAATCTCCCTCTTCCATGAGATCTCTTAACAGCTGTATCCCCTCCATTTTGAAATGCTCGTAAGGGAGAAAACTGTTCagattttttagatttattacAGGCCTTAACTCGCCCCCCTTCTTCGGTACCAAAAATACGTTGCTGTAAAAGGAATCGCTTGTGGGAGTTGTCTCCCGTACCGCATTTTTCAACACTAAATTCTCTATTTCGGAATCTATCAAAATCTGTTCCTCTGATTTGAATCTCGACGGAATCGGAATTTTTCCCTGGAAAGGATTTGATAATATGGGAATTTCTATCCCTTTGATTGATTGAAGGATCCAAGGATCCCGTGTAATTACTTTCCAATTCTGATAGAAATGTTTTACACGTCCCCCAACTGGCACTGACTGGGGAATTTCTACAGCATTGAAAAACAGGAATTTTGATAGATTCCGATCGATCTCTGATAATTCTACCCGTTTTAGACTCACCTGATTCACTGAGTGACTGATTTCTTGGGAGGCACTGTATATTTCTGGTTTGCTCCCTGACCCTTGAATTGTGGGTACTGTGTGTATCTCTGATTCTGAGTGAACTGCctcctgtctgtctgtctgcgaCCCCCATACTGGAGGCTTGATGAGGGTCTCTGTAGAAAAAACTGGCGGTTTCTGTCAGAAAACTGTCTTGTTTGTGACCAAACTTTCTTATCGCTGCCATTAGACAATAGCTGTTTTAATTCTCTATTATCTTTGTTATCTTTCGCTAAttgttttagaaaatgtttCCCAAATAAATCACTTTTACATTTTCCCAATGATTTCTTGTACCTTTTTTCAGAAAGCACATCTACAGATTCTGGCATTGTTTTAGCTAACACTGCCTTACGCCTATCAGTATTGAAAAGGAAATGGGCATTCCCTACAAACATGATCGCTCTTTGGACAAACTGAATAACATCAGAGGGGTCCATGCCCTTGCCTGTTTTGCTTATTCGCTCTGCCTCGCTCCATAAAACAGAAAGTGGCCCTAAAGCATCTAAAATTCTCATCTGggtatttactttatttttctcTAACTTTCCATTCCATTTTTTacccttgaaaaatattttcttgaaaaatctGTCCAAAGACAAGCCCTGAAGCTTTTTAGAATGAGGTATGGGACAAATCTTAGCAATAGCCTGTCTGTTCTTTTTGTTAATCCCTTTTGTTGCGTACTTAGTGACAAATTTAAGAATCTTTTTAGGGATTTTTGGCTTAGAATTTGTGCTCTCAGAACATAAGAATAAATCAGAGTCCGAGTCAGACTCGGAACTAGAGCTTGAGGAGGAGCTAGAGGAGCTAGAACTAGAGGAACTTGAGCTTGAATCAGTTGATGTTTTGCTTTTCTTGCGTTTTCTAGAGCTTGAGCGTGTTCTAATAGAAACATCGCCGGACTTACTTTTATCATTCCGAATTTGCTCTGACGACCACTGCCGCCGAAAATCATCCTCTGTCTTATCAGCCACAGATACATGGTCTACTTCACATTGAGAGTCCTCTGACTCATCTACCTTTGTATTATCGCTCTCAACCGCCTCTGCGGGTGAGCTTTCTCTCTCGTCATGAGCCGGCGTAGCCTGTCCAGGCCCCGGCGAACGAAGTTGGGCATTGGCCATCCGAACACGTAAACACGTGTACACACTTGGCGAGCTGAATTGAAAGTCATCGATTGTATCTATCGAACGGTTAGGGTTTACCTTGGGCATGCGCATCGGGGTTTCATACCTGAgtgatttttatctatttataggTAGTCACACTTTAAAGAGCtgtatttttattgttgaattgaaggtcaatgcattattataTCTCAcggaaatatttgaaatataatttattgtcatattgatccaatcattgtatacgttaggtaggtgacaaaaaattattaaaaaagaaaagtctaatcgttattagatctacgtgtaGCCACGTcgttatgaaatgaataaataaaataaaaaaattaaactgttaaaatatctacatgtatttgttatagttgcatatgtggtcaaacctttcaataatattggatatcacacactaaaaagaggggggggggggcatatatgtctacaacgcttatatagcgtacaaaaattaaaaagattaaaaacaaaattgatgtcacagaggaaaataattaaaacaccggtaacaacaaggaacaaaatgagaaatgacacagacacacaatttattgattttaatgatcattatttaagaaatgaactcaatgtctacccaagttatactcgtataacctgggttggggcaatttacgctttataatccgcgaagcggattataaaaaagcgtaaattgctccaacccaggttatacgagtataacttgggtagatattgagttcattccttataatttaattttctggaatttgctgtacaaattgagtccgttttacttttaaaaatgatataaatctgttcaaaattcaaacgtaacgtcaagtgaattagtacgttggtgcattgtgacgtgtcttgtgacgtgcaaaccacaaatttaactaaatttttctatccaatcaaatgccgcgttacaaccagaattaaattattaaaaggtaaagaagagaatggctttgtgtttatcaaaatattttaataagtctgtttaacattttattaatgctcagtggtagttttttgtttaagtgtataagcctaggtagggaccattggaataaaagtttgatatcttccggttccttcacaggggctcgtcacgaagttttttcaaccttttatatataccacctctatactataaaatacacaagggaggaatcaaaactcggaaaaatcgctacctcccgatttcggtcgcctcgtattaattcttctcggacgttaaaccctgcactctaggtatcattagatcgggaaaggaccatagtttttaggaaaacctgcaaaatttaaacatcggcaacaattttagaagttttcaCGCATTTTCTTCCAGTTTACTCTCCGGTGACACTTTCTTCGATCAGATGTTGCGCACCAAATTTATTCATGCGCTCTcattggttaattttgttgatcaaGATAAATCGTACGTTGACTCGTATTTTAGAGGGATATTCAAATGGTGAGTGAAGAAGTTCTTATTACGTGGTgagtatatgtattaattttcatatttatgtagaaatattttaaccATACATCGGACATTCGGTAGGACGTGACTAtgtatttcttgcatcaaagcAAGTTTGAATATCGTTTGAAAATCCCTCTAAAATACAAGTCCGCGTACGAGTTATCTTGAGCAACATTGAATTGACCAATGAGAGCGCAACATCTGATCGAAGAAAGTGTCACCGGAGAGTAAACTGGAATAAAATGCGtgaaaacttctaaaattgttgccgatgtttaaattttgcaggttttcctaaaaactatggtcctttcccgatctaatgatacctagagtgcagggtttaacgtccgagaagaattaatacgaggcgaccgaaatcgggaggtagcgatttttccgagttttgattcctcccttgtgtattttatagtatagaggtggtatatataaaaggttgaaaaaacttcgtgacgagcccctgtggttccttgcggtggtaaaagatttcgagacaaagccaaagttttttggtttggTTAAGTCCACGAGTTGCatttataccgagcgcagcgagaggcgggcgaagcccgccttgcgaagcgaggattaatggtaacacgtatatataagaaaatcagtgaaaaatgaaagttgaatcaggggtactaaggccaaaaaatatttcttccagccctgggcgccgccatattggcagccattttgtttttaaaaagttagttcgatcattgattgactggtactaatcgatgtttattgcccctgaactcgattaaataagttccagtgtttcaaaaatgataatttgaataaaaagaaattagaaaggaaaccagataagtttcaatagtgcttctagcaagaaacacgacttgttatatgtatgtcttatcaaattatcagatggaaaataaaaacattaacgtcaaggaactgatcttttagatacttcacaaaatatttaattttattacagcggcattcatatgaatttaatttatgaacaatgaaagaagaaattaaaaaaaaacggaatcacgtaactctcttcggctatttccgaagacaaaacttgaacgttttacgtctgaaatatgacgtcataatgtagactgagcacgcgacgtttagtttaactttgacgaatgatttgagtaggcaaccatgcAGGCGGATCTTTCTGTGTgcgttttaaataaattttattatacaaaaatcaaactgcactgtgtaaatatgcgctcggtccaacggtcacaccgtttacatattaacaatgatgacataTGTGTGgctccttctgcgctcgccccaatggttacaccgtaaaacatattagggTACATTGTGATTGAACCCAACATGCAGTTTAGTCTGAGTCCACGTGCtacacctgtcaatcaaatcgcgcagcgccggcgagcgaaccgagctctaagaaccagtgtgcgcgggaaaaagaacgagcta
This region includes:
- the LOC136270939 gene encoding pre-mRNA-splicing factor CWC22 homolog, whose product is MRMPKVNPNRSIDTIDDFQFSSPSVYTCLRVRMANAQLRSPGPGQATPAHDERESSPAEAVESDNTKVDESEDSQCEVDHVSVADKTEDDFRRQWSSEQIRNDKSKSGDVSIRTRSSSRKRKKSKTSTDSSSSSSSSSSSSSSSSSSSESDSDSDLFLCSESTNSKPKIPKKILKFVTKYATKGINKKNRQAIAKICPIPHSKKLQGLSLDRFFKKIFFKGKKWNGKLEKNKVNTQMRILDALGPLSVLWSEAERISKTGKGMDPSDVIQFVQRAIMFVGNAHFLFNTDRRKAVLAKTMPESVDVLSEKRYKKSLGKCKSDLFGKHFLKQLAKDNKDNRELKQLLSNGSDKKVWSQTRQFSDRNRQFFLQRPSSSLQYGGRRQTDRRQFTQNQRYTQYPQFKGQGANQKYTVPPKKSVTQ